One window of the Bradysia coprophila strain Holo2 chromosome X unlocalized genomic scaffold, BU_Bcop_v1 contig_26, whole genome shotgun sequence genome contains the following:
- the LOC119069261 gene encoding protein obstructor-E isoform X1, translated as MKQCLILVIALFGAAIAQENFKCPDDFGFYPHDISCDKYWKCDNNVAELKTCGNGLAFDASDSKFLTENCDYLHNVDCGDRTQLEPPIPTTHCSRLYGIFADENKCDVFWNCWNGEASRYQCSPGLAYDREARVCMWADQVPECRNEEVANGFACPAAGEISNAGSFSRHAHPEDCRKYYICLEGVAREYGCPIGTVFKIGDSDGTGNCEDPEDVPGCEDYYGDLDLKSIRKSELLAGLQNTGEARAVAAKAAASAAVAKPRPQPAKEA; from the exons atgaaacagtGCTTGATTTTGGTGATCGCCCTCTTCGGAGCCG CTATTGCACAAGAAAACTTCAAATGTCCAGACGATTTTGGCTTCTATCCACACGACATATCGTGCGATAAATATTGGAAATGCGATAACAATGTAGCCGAATTGAAAACTTGCGGAAATGGATTGGCGTTTGATGCTAGtgattccaaatttttaacagaaaattgtGATTACCTTCACAACGTCGACTGTGGTGACCGCACCCAACTCG AACCACCAATTCCAACCACACACTGTTCCCGTTTATATGGAATTTTCGCCGATGAAAACAAATGCGATGTATTCTGGAACTGTTGGAATGGTGAGGCATCCAGATATCAATGTTCACCTGGTTTGGCTTACGATCGTGAAGCTCGCGTTTGCATGTGGGCCGATCAAGTACCAGAATGCAGAAATGAAG AAGTTGCCAATGGATTCGCTTGTCCAGCTGCCGGTGAAATTTCAAATGCTGGCTCATTCTCTCGACATGCTCACCCAGAAGATTGCCGTAAATACTACATCTGCTTAGAAGGTGTTGCCCGTGAATACGGTTGCCCAATCGGTACAGTATTCAAAATTGGAGACAGTGATGGTACAGGAAACTGCGAAGATCCAGAAGATGTTCCCGGATG TGAAGACTACTATGGTGACTTGGATTTGAAAAGCATCCGTAAAAGTGAACTCTTAGCTGGATTACAAAATACCGGAGAAGCCCGTGCCGTTGCGGCCAAAGCTGCCGCCAGTGCTGCCGTAGCAAAGCCACGTCCACAACCCGCCAAGGAAGCTTaa
- the LOC119069261 gene encoding protein obstructor-E isoform X2: MKQCLILVIALFGAAIAQENFKCPDDFGFYPHDISCDKYWKCDNNVAELKTCGNGLAFDASDSKFLTENCDYLHNVDCGDRTQLEPPIPTTHCSRLYGIFADENKCDVFWNCWNGEASRYQCSPGLAYDREARVCMWADQVPECRNEEVANGFACPAAGEISNAGSFSRHAHPEDCRKYYICLEGVAREYGCPIGTVFKIGDSDGTGNCEDPEDVPGCEDYYGKLDLKALKKMGL; the protein is encoded by the exons atgaaacagtGCTTGATTTTGGTGATCGCCCTCTTCGGAGCCG CTATTGCACAAGAAAACTTCAAATGTCCAGACGATTTTGGCTTCTATCCACACGACATATCGTGCGATAAATATTGGAAATGCGATAACAATGTAGCCGAATTGAAAACTTGCGGAAATGGATTGGCGTTTGATGCTAGtgattccaaatttttaacagaaaattgtGATTACCTTCACAACGTCGACTGTGGTGACCGCACCCAACTCG AACCACCAATTCCAACCACACACTGTTCCCGTTTATATGGAATTTTCGCCGATGAAAACAAATGCGATGTATTCTGGAACTGTTGGAATGGTGAGGCATCCAGATATCAATGTTCACCTGGTTTGGCTTACGATCGTGAAGCTCGCGTTTGCATGTGGGCCGATCAAGTACCAGAATGCAGAAATGAAG AAGTTGCCAATGGATTCGCTTGTCCAGCTGCCGGTGAAATTTCAAATGCTGGCTCATTCTCTCGACATGCTCACCCAGAAGATTGCCGTAAATACTACATCTGCTTAGAAGGTGTTGCCCGTGAATACGGTTGCCCAATCGGTACAGTATTCAAAATTGGAGACAGTGATGGTACAGGAAACTGCGAAGATCCAGAAGATGTTCCCGGATG TGAAGACTATTACGGCAAATTGGACTTGAAGGCTTTGAAGAAAATGGGTCTATAA